A portion of the Acidobacteriota bacterium genome contains these proteins:
- a CDS encoding aminotransferase class V-fold PLP-dependent enzyme — protein MDALLGWRAEFPILDTCTYLVSHSLGAMPRRTETYLSQFAREWGTRGVRAWHEGWWEIGRVTGDILAPTIGAAPGTISMHQNATVAQAIVASCFSYGGPRRKIVVQDLDFPSNHYLFHGFERYGAEVVTVPSDDAVRGRMDRVVDAIDERTTLVNLSLVLFRSAHLQDVAPAIEKAHRVGARVVLDLYQAAGAVPVDVTALGADFAVGGSVKWLCGGPGAGYLYVRPDLMSTLQPAAVGWAGHAEPFQFTPGPVAYAEGLERFQSGTPNVPALYSARAGYEIVAEIGVPAIREKSLRLTRRLMDAAEQRGWRLAMPAGDHERGASVIIDVPNGAAVTQALIAREVIVDYRPGAGIRIAPHFYNTEAEIDHAVETLEEVK, from the coding sequence ATGGACGCGCTCCTCGGCTGGCGAGCCGAATTTCCCATCCTCGACACCTGCACCTATCTCGTGAGTCATTCGCTCGGCGCCATGCCCAGGCGCACGGAAACCTACCTCTCGCAGTTCGCCCGTGAGTGGGGCACGCGCGGTGTGCGCGCCTGGCACGAAGGGTGGTGGGAGATCGGTCGCGTCACCGGCGACATCCTGGCGCCAACGATTGGCGCAGCGCCCGGTACGATTTCGATGCACCAGAACGCCACTGTGGCCCAGGCCATCGTCGCGTCCTGCTTTTCGTATGGCGGACCGCGCCGGAAAATCGTGGTGCAGGACCTGGACTTCCCCTCGAACCACTACCTCTTCCATGGCTTCGAACGGTACGGCGCCGAGGTGGTGACCGTCCCGTCAGACGATGCGGTGCGGGGAAGGATGGACCGGGTGGTGGACGCGATTGACGAACGCACCACGCTGGTCAATCTCTCGCTCGTGTTGTTCCGGAGCGCCCATCTGCAGGATGTGGCGCCGGCCATCGAGAAAGCGCATCGCGTGGGCGCACGGGTCGTGCTCGATCTGTATCAGGCCGCAGGAGCCGTGCCGGTTGACGTCACCGCACTCGGCGCCGACTTTGCCGTGGGCGGCAGCGTGAAGTGGTTGTGCGGTGGCCCCGGCGCCGGCTACCTCTACGTGCGGCCAGACCTGATGTCCACGCTCCAGCCGGCGGCGGTCGGCTGGGCGGGGCATGCCGAGCCGTTCCAGTTCACGCCCGGCCCGGTGGCGTATGCGGAAGGGCTCGAACGTTTCCAGAGCGGCACGCCAAACGTGCCGGCGTTGTACTCGGCGCGGGCCGGCTACGAAATCGTGGCCGAGATAGGTGTGCCGGCCATCCGAGAGAAATCCTTGCGACTGACGCGCCGGCTCATGGATGCGGCAGAGCAGCGCGGCTGGCGTCTGGCCATGCCGGCCGGCGACCATGAACGCGGTGCGTCGGTGATCATCGACGTGCCGAATGGCGCCGCCGTGACCCAGGCCCTGATCGCGCGAGAGGTCATCGTGGATTATCGGCCCGGCGCTGGTATTCGCATCGCTCCGCACTTCTATAATACGGAAGCCGAGATCGATCACGCGGTGGAGACGCTGGAAGAGGTCAAATGA